GCGCCACCGCGGTCGTGTCACCCAGCCCGTGCGCGGTCGCCGTGCTGTCTCCCTGGCCGCCGATCTCCGAGCCGGCGCTCCCGGCGCCACCGGCGCCGCCCGTCGCCGTCGCGCTGGCGCTCGCCGGTCCGCCGTCGTTCACGGCAGTGCTCTGCGCGCTTGCGCTCCCGCCGTCTCCGCCCGCCGCCGCGCTCGCTGCGCCGTTTCCACCCGTGGCAAGGCTCGTCGCGGAGGCGGCTCCGAAGTGGATCGACGTGTCGGCAGTCGCGTTCGCAGCGCCCCCCGCGCCCCCCGCGCCGGGACTGGCGAAAGGCGGCGCCGCGCTCGAGCCCGCCAGGCCGCCCGCGCCGCCGTTTCCCCCGATCGCCGTGGCATCGTTCGAGGCGTCGGGGTTGCCGCCCGCGGCCGCCGTGGCGTCGCCGCCCGCGCCGCCCGGCTGGCCGTCCGTGGCCTGCGGCGCCGGCGGGCTGTCGAGGCCGTTGGCGCCCGCCGCACCGTCTGGACCCGTGACCGAGAGCGAGTCGGCTCGCCCGAGCCCGGCGAGCCCGAGGACGAGCGCAATGGCAGCGAACCTGCACGGGGCCTGCATGGCGGATCCTTCGACCGGGGCCAGTGTCTCATGATTCACTCGGCAAGTCACTGACTCGGGTGCAAGCCGGCTTGCGCACCCCGATCCGTGGTAGGCTGACGGGCATGCAGGTGCGCCGGTACTCTGCGGGCTGCGGTGCGGTCGTCGAAGGCATCGACCTCGCGCACTTCTCCGAGGGCGATCGACACGAGCTGTGGAAGGCGTTCCTCGAGCACGGCGTGCTGTTCTTCGAGGGCCAGCGACTCACGCCCGAAGCTCACATCGCGCTCGCCCGCCGGCTGGGCACGATCGTGGTGAACGAGTTCTTCCCCGAGAGCAGCGCGCAGCGTGAGATCGCAGAGGTGCGCAAGGAGAAGGAGCAGCGAACCAACATCGGCGGCGGCTGGCACACGGACCACAGCTACGACGCGGAGCCGGCGCTCGGCTCGATCCTGGTCGCGCGCGAGCTGCCCGAGTCGGGCGGTGACACGCTGTTCGCGAACCTGTACGCCGCCTACGAGTCACTTTCCGACGGGCTGAAACGCACGCTCGAGGGTCTCTACGCGAAGCACTCGAACCGCCACCTGTACGGCCCCGACGGCTTCTACACCAAGAGCGACCTGGGCGCGCAGCTCAAGGCGGACGGCCGGACCAGCGAGGCCGTGCACCCGGCGGTCATCACCCACCCCGACTCGGGGCGAAAGGCGCTCTACGTGAACCCCGGACACACGCTGCGCTTCGAGGGCTGGAGCGCGGCCGAGAGCCAGTCGCTGCTGCAGTATCTCTACGCGCACGTGACCAAGCCCGAGTTCACCTGCCGCTTCCGCTGGACGCCGGGCGCGGTCGCGTTCTGGGACAACCGCTGCACCTGGCACTACGCCGTGAACGACTACCACGGCGAACGCCGGCTCATGCACCGGATCACGCTGGCGGGGTCGGCGTTGTCGTGAGGCGAATGACTCTCGCGCTGGCGCTCTGGCTGCTCGCCCCGAGCGCACGGGCGCTGCAGATCGATTCGTTCGTGACCCCGCAGACGGTGAGCAATCCGCCGCTCGGCGATTTCGCCACCGACGTGGTCACGAACCCCGCGGGAGCGGTCGCCTCGACGCGGAGTCTCCAGACTTATGGGTCGGGAGCCGACCTGCCCGTCACCGCCTCGATCGGGGGCGGCCTGTTCGAAGTCGCCCAGAGCGCGGCCGTGT
The genomic region above belongs to Myxococcota bacterium and contains:
- a CDS encoding TauD/TfdA family dioxygenase, whose translation is MQVRRYSAGCGAVVEGIDLAHFSEGDRHELWKAFLEHGVLFFEGQRLTPEAHIALARRLGTIVVNEFFPESSAQREIAEVRKEKEQRTNIGGGWHTDHSYDAEPALGSILVARELPESGGDTLFANLYAAYESLSDGLKRTLEGLYAKHSNRHLYGPDGFYTKSDLGAQLKADGRTSEAVHPAVITHPDSGRKALYVNPGHTLRFEGWSAAESQSLLQYLYAHVTKPEFTCRFRWTPGAVAFWDNRCTWHYAVNDYHGERRLMHRITLAGSALS